One Blattabacterium cuenoti genomic window carries:
- a CDS encoding CDP-alcohol phosphatidyltransferase family protein, whose amino-acid sequence MIKIIPNIFTSLNLFFGCISIIFLQSKNFNYSAIATLCSIIFDFLDGFFSRLIKNKNLFGKELDSLADMISFGMVPSITVFLLLEKKTPIPFIEYSAFCISIVSAYRLARFNISTYCKNHIIGLTTPVNTLFFSSLSIIITNNNIPFFKKKIIYLITMLFIIFFSCYLLVSHIPMFSFNFENFSWKKNKIRYIFLLISTFLLLTLHVRGIPCIIIYYIIISIYFHRSKQKIHN is encoded by the coding sequence TTGATAAAAATAATTCCTAATATATTTACTTCATTAAATTTATTTTTTGGGTGCATATCTATAATATTTTTACAATCGAAAAATTTTAATTATTCTGCTATTGCTACTTTGTGTTCAATAATTTTTGATTTTTTGGATGGTTTTTTTTCTAGATTGATAAAAAATAAAAACCTGTTTGGGAAAGAATTAGATTCTTTAGCAGATATGATTTCTTTCGGTATGGTTCCATCTATAACAGTTTTTCTTTTGTTAGAAAAAAAAACCCCAATTCCATTTATTGAGTATTCCGCTTTTTGTATTTCTATTGTATCCGCATATCGTCTAGCTAGATTTAATATTTCTACTTATTGTAAAAATCATATTATAGGACTAACAACACCCGTAAACACTCTATTTTTTTCTTCTTTATCTATCATTATTACAAATAATAATATTCCTTTTTTCAAAAAAAAAATTATATATCTTATTACAATGCTTTTTATAATATTCTTCTCCTGTTATCTTTTAGTATCTCATATTCCAATGTTTTCTTTTAATTTTGAAAACTTTTCTTGGAAAAAGAATAAAATACGTTATATTTTTTTATTAATTAGTACATTTCTTTTATTAACTTTACATGTTAGGGGTATTCCATGTATTATTATTTATTATATAATAATTTCAATCTATTTTCATAGATCAAAACAAAAAATTCATAATTAA
- a CDS encoding 3'-5' exonuclease, whose amino-acid sequence MKLKLHRPICFFDIEATGINIGKDRIIEISILKIFPNGGQEDQTWLICPGIPIPPQSTAIHGIKDEDVAGKLKFKDVACSIFRMIENTDLAGYNSNRFDIPILAEEMLRAGISFDIKKYKTIDVQVIFHKMEPRTLSAAYKYYCSKNLMKAHSSRADTFATYEILLAQLEKYENLKRDVKSLNQFSHQKNIADLAGFIKIDEKGNEIFNFGKYKGKKVFEIFEKDPNYYGWIQNSDFPLYTKKILTGIKLKKFNK is encoded by the coding sequence ATGAAATTAAAACTTCATCGTCCTATTTGTTTTTTTGATATAGAGGCAACAGGAATTAATATAGGAAAAGATAGAATCATAGAAATATCTATATTAAAAATATTTCCGAATGGTGGACAAGAAGATCAAACTTGGTTGATTTGTCCTGGAATTCCTATTCCTCCACAATCAACAGCTATTCATGGCATTAAAGATGAAGATGTGGCAGGAAAACTGAAATTCAAAGATGTAGCTTGTTCTATTTTTAGAATGATTGAAAATACAGATTTAGCAGGATATAATTCGAACAGATTTGATATCCCAATTTTAGCAGAGGAAATGCTTCGCGCAGGAATATCTTTTGATATTAAAAAATATAAAACAATAGATGTACAAGTCATTTTTCACAAAATGGAACCAAGAACTCTTTCTGCTGCTTATAAATATTATTGTAGTAAAAATCTTATGAAAGCCCATAGTTCTAGAGCTGACACATTTGCTACATATGAAATATTATTAGCGCAATTAGAAAAATATGAAAATTTAAAAAGAGATGTAAAAAGTCTAAATCAGTTTTCTCATCAAAAAAACATTGCAGATCTTGCTGGGTTTATAAAAATAGATGAAAAGGGAAATGAAATATTTAATTTTGGAAAATATAAAGGGAAAAAAGTTTTCGAAATCTTTGAAAAAGATCCTAATTATTATGGTTGGATACAGAATTCAGATTTTCCATTATATACAAAGAAAATATTAACAGGGATTAAATTAAAAAAATTTAATAAATAA
- the htpG gene encoding molecular chaperone HtpG codes for MAKNKINVTSDNIFPIIKKFLYSDQEVFLRELVSNAIDAIIKLKTLVQLENLDDITDDFKVKIIIDKINNTLHIIDNGIGMTKEEVDKYINQIAFSGAEEFVKKYKNLSTTDSNIIGHFGLGFYSSFMVANKVVIFTQSYKTNAASIFWSCEGDPSFVMKEIEKRDRGTEIVLFINENKKEFLDYDRILKLLQKYCKFMPITISLSSKSKDDKEKEIIVNNTNPAWKQNPLQLNDKNYLDFYHELYPNQLDDPLFWVHLNIDHPFHLTGVLYFPKIDKRIDLQKDKIHLYKNQVYITDNLEGVVPDFLSLLKGVIDSPDIPLNVSRSHLQSDSSVKNISKYIIRKVASKLDSMFRKNRDDFQKKWKDIKIIVEYGMISTQNFFDEAIKFFVFYTTDKNYFTLEEFKEKIKETQKNKEGKIVFLYSSDKEKQYSSIKEAKDRCYEVLILDSPLSVHLIQKLEFSYQDICFVRVDSDHIDKLINSRKEDKPHSELSEKEKQDLKNIIQDNLMENCKFSIKLEDLSKEDNPFLIIIPEFLRRIKEMNSTIGKDIVEEKGDKYYQLIVNANHILMKKILKEISEEKRKKIIQEALNLTLLSKDLLCGKNLTNFISKKLEDLIQE; via the coding sequence ATGGCAAAAAATAAAATTAATGTTACTTCAGATAATATTTTTCCTATTATTAAAAAATTTCTTTATTCAGATCAAGAAGTTTTTTTACGTGAATTAGTTTCTAATGCGATAGATGCTATTATAAAATTAAAAACTCTAGTACAATTAGAAAATTTGGATGATATTACTGATGATTTTAAAGTCAAAATTATCATAGATAAAATAAATAATACACTTCATATTATAGACAATGGGATAGGCATGACTAAAGAAGAAGTAGATAAGTATATCAACCAAATCGCTTTTTCTGGAGCAGAAGAATTTGTAAAAAAATATAAAAATTTATCTACAACGGACTCCAATATTATTGGGCATTTTGGATTGGGGTTTTATTCTTCTTTTATGGTAGCAAATAAAGTTGTAATATTCACGCAATCTTATAAAACAAATGCTGCATCTATATTCTGGTCTTGTGAAGGAGATCCTAGTTTTGTAATGAAAGAAATTGAAAAAAGGGATCGAGGTACAGAAATTGTTTTATTTATTAATGAAAATAAAAAAGAATTTTTGGATTATGATCGTATTTTAAAACTATTACAAAAATATTGTAAATTCATGCCCATAACTATTTCTTTATCCTCAAAATCAAAGGATGATAAAGAAAAAGAAATTATCGTCAATAATACAAATCCTGCTTGGAAACAAAATCCACTTCAATTAAACGATAAAAATTATTTGGATTTTTATCATGAATTATATCCAAACCAATTAGATGATCCTTTATTTTGGGTGCATTTAAATATAGACCATCCTTTTCATTTAACAGGTGTTTTATATTTTCCTAAAATAGATAAAAGAATAGATCTACAAAAAGATAAAATTCATTTGTATAAAAATCAAGTTTATATTACAGATAATTTAGAAGGAGTAGTTCCAGATTTTCTTAGTTTGTTAAAAGGAGTTATAGATTCTCCAGATATCCCTCTTAATGTTTCACGTTCTCATTTACAATCTGATTCATCTGTTAAAAACATATCTAAATATATAATAAGAAAAGTAGCATCTAAGTTAGATTCTATGTTTAGAAAAAACAGAGATGATTTTCAAAAAAAATGGAAAGACATCAAAATCATAGTAGAGTACGGAATGATTAGTACGCAAAATTTTTTTGATGAGGCTATCAAATTTTTTGTTTTTTATACTACAGATAAAAATTATTTTACGTTAGAAGAATTTAAGGAAAAAATAAAAGAAACTCAAAAAAATAAAGAAGGAAAGATTGTTTTTCTTTATTCTTCAGATAAAGAAAAACAATATAGTTCTATAAAAGAAGCTAAAGATAGATGCTATGAAGTTTTAATTTTGGATAGTCCGCTTTCAGTTCATTTAATACAGAAATTAGAGTTTTCTTATCAAGATATTTGTTTTGTGCGAGTGGATTCAGATCATATCGATAAGTTAATTAATTCTAGAAAAGAAGATAAACCTCATTCAGAACTTTCTGAGAAGGAAAAACAAGATTTAAAAAATATTATTCAAGATAATTTGATGGAAAATTGTAAATTTTCCATCAAATTAGAAGATTTATCCAAAGAGGATAATCCTTTTTTAATTATTATTCCAGAATTTTTAAGGAGAATAAAAGAAATGAATTCTACTATAGGAAAAGATATCGTAGAAGAAAAAGGTGACAAGTATTATCAATTAATAGTTAATGCAAATCATATTTTGATGAAAAAAATATTAAAAGAAATATCAGAAGAAAAAAGAAAAAAAATTATTCAAGAAGCTTTAAATTTAACTTTGTTATCCAAAGATTTATTATGTGGAAAAAATCTTACAAATTTTATATCGAAAAAATTAGAAGATCTTATACAAGAATAA
- the ftsY gene encoding signal recognition particle-docking protein FtsY produces MFLKKDKILNHELKKTRESFFSKIKNLFLKKSKIDINVIDHIEEVLLSADIGTKTTIKIINNLETRIRKEKYKDSKEIYNILKEEIGNIFLDVENICLEKKIEKRNKKPYVILVVGVNGVGKTTTIGKLAFFLKKKGFHTVIGAADTFRAAAIDQLEIWANKAGVPLIKQHIHADPASVAYDTLQSAKYKKKDVVLIDTAGRLQNRISLMEELSKISRVMKKIIPDSPHEIILILDATTGQNAFEQVKKFTSFVKISSIILTKIEGTAKGGVVIGIMDQFKIPIQYLGIGEQLQDIKVFDGKKFIDNFFEYR; encoded by the coding sequence ATGTTTTTAAAAAAAGATAAAATATTAAACCATGAATTAAAAAAAACTAGAGAATCTTTCTTTTCCAAGATTAAAAATCTTTTTTTGAAAAAATCAAAAATAGATATCAATGTGATCGATCATATTGAAGAAGTGTTATTATCTGCAGATATAGGGACGAAAACCACTATAAAAATTATTAATAACTTAGAAACAAGAATTCGAAAAGAAAAATATAAAGACTCCAAAGAAATTTATAATATTCTTAAAGAAGAAATTGGAAATATTTTTTTGGATGTTGAAAATATTTGTTTAGAAAAAAAAATAGAAAAACGTAATAAAAAACCATACGTTATACTGGTAGTAGGAGTTAATGGAGTTGGAAAAACAACTACTATTGGAAAATTGGCTTTTTTTTTAAAGAAAAAAGGGTTTCATACTGTTATAGGAGCTGCAGATACATTTAGAGCTGCGGCTATTGATCAACTTGAAATATGGGCAAATAAAGCTGGAGTTCCTTTAATAAAACAACATATACATGCAGATCCAGCATCTGTGGCGTATGATACTTTACAATCTGCTAAATATAAAAAAAAAGATGTAGTGCTAATTGATACTGCTGGTCGATTACAAAATCGAATTAGTCTTATGGAAGAACTTTCTAAAATAAGCAGAGTCATGAAAAAAATAATTCCTGATTCCCCTCATGAAATTATCCTTATTTTAGATGCAACAACTGGTCAAAATGCTTTTGAACAGGTAAAAAAATTTACCTCTTTTGTTAAAATTTCTTCTATTATTTTAACGAAAATAGAAGGGACAGCTAAAGGAGGAGTAGTAATAGGAATCATGGATCAATTTAAGATTCCTATCCAATACTTAGGAATAGGAGAGCAATTACAAGATATAAAAGTATTTGATGGAAAAAAATTTATCGATAATTTTTTTGAATACAGATAA
- a CDS encoding DUF4295 family protein, protein MPKKSVDNSPKKRFQKKMTLAIRVVKSKKSGCYTFESKMISDKDVKVFFEKK, encoded by the coding sequence ATGCCTAAAAAAAGCGTGGATAATAGTCCAAAAAAAAGATTTCAAAAAAAAATGACTTTAGCTATAAGAGTAGTTAAATCTAAAAAATCAGGTTGTTATACTTTTGAAAGTAAAATGATCTCTGATAAAGATGTCAAGGTTTTTTTTGAAAAAAAGTAA
- the rpmG gene encoding 50S ribosomal protein L33, which translates to MGKKGNRIQVILECIEQRKIGISGISRYVTTKNKKNTPNRIELKKYNPILRKYTIHKEIK; encoded by the coding sequence ATGGGAAAAAAAGGAAATAGAATACAAGTCATATTAGAATGTATTGAACAAAGAAAAATTGGAATTTCTGGTATTTCTAGATATGTGACTACAAAAAATAAGAAAAATACTCCAAACAGAATTGAACTAAAGAAATATAACCCTATATTAAGAAAATATACGATTCATAAAGAAATTAAATAA
- the rpmB gene encoding 50S ribosomal protein L28 yields the protein MSKVCVLTGKKVMIGNKVSHANNKKKRRFNINLCKKRFFLVKEKKWITLKICTSIIKLINKIGIEEVLKRFKYKNNNGKKRK from the coding sequence ATGTCAAAAGTTTGTGTATTGACAGGAAAAAAAGTAATGATAGGAAATAAGGTTTCTCATGCAAATAACAAAAAAAAACGTCGTTTTAATATTAATTTATGCAAAAAACGTTTTTTTTTGGTAAAAGAAAAAAAGTGGATTACTTTAAAAATTTGCACTTCTATTATCAAACTTATCAATAAAATAGGAATAGAAGAAGTTTTAAAACGTTTTAAATATAAAAATAATAATGGGAAAAAAAGGAAATAG
- a CDS encoding YebC/PmpR family DNA-binding transcriptional regulator yields the protein MSGHSKWANIQHRKSNQDFKKSKIFSKLIKEISTVVKESGINNYRLKNAILNARSVNIPKKTIEKAIKKALQIKTDDYKNLNLEGLIHGISIIIECMTNNSIRTTSSIRILFNKNGGRLCNNGELSHFFHRMGIFCIKKEDIPHSIEDFQLMTIDFGAQDVVIDRSMVYLHTNFEYLGVMKNNLEKLKIFHEYKIKRIPKQIKYLSEEKRIKVINFIDKLYMNEDVKNIYSNLDENKK from the coding sequence ATGTCAGGACACAGTAAATGGGCAAATATACAACATAGGAAATCAAATCAAGATTTTAAAAAATCTAAAATATTTTCTAAACTTATAAAAGAAATCTCTACAGTTGTCAAAGAATCGGGCATCAATAATTATCGTTTAAAAAATGCAATTTTAAACGCAAGATCAGTTAATATTCCTAAAAAGACTATAGAAAAAGCCATAAAAAAAGCTTTACAAATAAAAACAGATGATTACAAGAATTTAAATTTAGAAGGACTAATTCATGGAATTAGTATAATTATAGAATGTATGACAAATAATAGCATTCGAACGACTTCTAGTATTAGAATCCTTTTTAATAAAAATGGAGGGAGGTTATGTAATAATGGAGAATTAAGCCATTTTTTTCATAGAATGGGTATTTTTTGTATAAAAAAAGAAGATATTCCTCATTCAATAGAGGATTTTCAACTTATGACTATAGATTTCGGAGCTCAAGATGTCGTGATAGATCGTTCTATGGTTTATTTACACACTAACTTTGAATATTTGGGAGTGATGAAAAACAATTTAGAAAAATTAAAAATATTTCATGAGTATAAAATCAAACGTATTCCAAAACAAATTAAGTATCTTTCAGAAGAAAAAAGAATCAAGGTTATAAATTTTATTGATAAACTTTACATGAATGAAGACGTAAAAAATATTTACTCTAACCTAGATGAAAATAAAAAGTAA
- the rmuC gene encoding DNA recombination protein RmuC, producing MYYSFIFFNFFILFICVYFFRKLEFFFRKEFQDQKNEIQNLYKYSRIEINNSLSEMKVDLIQNVKIYQDSIDKKIQFYIETQDKKLDSIYTSQEKFIKFIENKLEEIRENVNEKLQTSLNVHLGKSFEIIGNQLFFLQEGLGEMKILAKDVSSLKRTLNHVKICGSFSEIQLSMLLQQILSPEQYACNVVTKSNTNFVVEFAIKLPGFGDGNMIWLPIDVKFPKETYEKVQKAYRNGEKKNIEIAIKNMESVIKKMSKDIQEKYIDPPHTTDFAILFLPFEGIYAEIARNSSLLEELLRKYKTVITGPSTLAALLNSLQIGFKTLAIQKRSSEVWKILEMVKQEFKKFGLLLHQAQDKLQGASKDIDRLLGVRTNLIEKKLKDIENL from the coding sequence ATGTATTATTCATTCATATTTTTTAATTTTTTTATTTTATTTATATGCGTGTATTTCTTTAGAAAATTGGAATTTTTTTTTAGAAAAGAATTTCAAGATCAAAAAAATGAAATTCAAAATTTATATAAATATAGTAGAATTGAAATAAATAATTCATTATCTGAAATGAAGGTTGATTTGATACAAAATGTAAAAATATATCAAGATTCTATTGATAAAAAAATTCAATTTTATATCGAAACCCAAGACAAAAAATTAGATTCAATTTATACATCACAAGAAAAGTTTATTAAATTTATTGAAAATAAACTTGAGGAAATCAGAGAAAATGTTAATGAAAAACTTCAAACATCTTTAAATGTACATTTGGGTAAATCATTCGAAATAATTGGAAATCAATTATTTTTTTTACAAGAGGGATTAGGAGAAATGAAAATACTAGCAAAAGATGTAAGTTCTTTAAAAAGAACGTTAAATCACGTAAAAATATGTGGAAGTTTTAGTGAAATACAGCTTTCAATGCTTTTACAACAAATATTATCTCCGGAACAATATGCTTGTAATGTTGTAACTAAATCTAATACAAATTTTGTTGTAGAATTTGCAATCAAACTTCCAGGATTTGGAGACGGAAATATGATATGGTTGCCTATTGATGTTAAGTTTCCAAAAGAAACTTATGAAAAAGTACAAAAAGCTTATCGTAATGGAGAAAAAAAAAATATAGAAATAGCTATAAAAAATATGGAATCTGTGATTAAAAAAATGTCCAAAGATATTCAAGAAAAATATATAGACCCTCCACATACTACTGATTTCGCTATTCTTTTTTTACCTTTTGAAGGTATATATGCTGAAATAGCAAGAAATTCTAGTTTATTAGAAGAATTATTAAGAAAATACAAAACAGTAATTACAGGTCCGTCTACATTAGCCGCTCTATTAAATAGTTTACAAATTGGATTCAAAACTTTAGCTATTCAAAAAAGAAGTTCTGAAGTTTGGAAAATTTTGGAAATGGTAAAACAAGAATTCAAAAAATTTGGATTGTTACTTCATCAAGCCCAAGATAAATTACAAGGAGCCTCCAAAGATATAGACAGATTATTAGGTGTTAGAACTAATTTGATAGAAAAGAAATTAAAAGATATAGAGAATTTATAA
- the rho gene encoding transcription termination factor Rho — protein MFDITELKSKKLFELQEIARSSGLKKCTQLRKNELLEKIISIFNNKNTSDSLKRENPLKKGFKIIKNTESKNSFTEKKSINGKKKLIFQEHLKISNSKLEEESSTKFQKRHQNFSNWKKSDRNNRFEAKNISHRIEVGSQKKISPVSSTNKYRTPEYEFEGIIISEGVLEIMPENYGFLRSSDFNYLSSPDDIYVSQSQIRLFSMKTGDTIRGEVRPPKDGEKYFPLIKIIEINGRTPSFVRDRDSFEHLTPLFPNEKFKLAEKNATLSTRIVDLFTPIGKGQRGMIVAPPKTGKTTLLKEIANAIAANHPEVYLIILLIDERPEEVTDMQRNVKGEVIASTFDEPADRHVKVANIVLQKAKRMVECSHDVVILLDSITRLARAYNTVAPASGKVLSGGVDANALHKPKRFFGAARNIENGGSLSIIATAMIDTGSKMDEVIFEEFKGTGNKELQLDRKIANKRIYPAIDLVSSSTRKDDLLLDTNTLQRMWILRKHLSDMNPVEAMEFLRSRISRTKNNEEFLISMNG, from the coding sequence ATGTTTGATATTACTGAATTAAAAAGTAAGAAGCTTTTTGAATTACAGGAGATTGCTCGTTCATCAGGATTAAAAAAATGTACACAACTACGAAAAAACGAACTCCTAGAAAAAATTATTTCCATTTTTAATAATAAAAATACTTCTGACTCTTTAAAAAGGGAAAATCCTTTAAAAAAAGGATTTAAAATTATAAAAAATACTGAATCTAAAAATTCATTTACAGAAAAAAAGAGCATAAATGGTAAAAAAAAATTAATATTTCAGGAACATTTAAAAATTTCTAATTCTAAATTAGAGGAAGAGTCTTCTACAAAATTTCAAAAAAGACATCAAAATTTTTCTAATTGGAAAAAAAGTGATAGAAATAATAGATTTGAGGCTAAAAACATATCTCATCGGATAGAAGTAGGGTCACAAAAAAAAATATCTCCTGTTTCTTCCACAAATAAATATCGTACTCCTGAATATGAATTTGAAGGGATAATAATAAGTGAAGGGGTATTAGAAATTATGCCAGAAAATTATGGTTTTTTAAGATCTTCCGACTTTAATTATTTATCATCTCCTGATGATATTTATGTTTCACAATCTCAAATTAGACTTTTTAGTATGAAAACAGGAGACACAATAAGAGGAGAAGTGCGGCCCCCTAAAGACGGAGAAAAATATTTTCCACTCATTAAAATTATTGAAATTAATGGAAGAACCCCCTCTTTTGTCAGAGATAGAGATTCTTTTGAGCATTTAACTCCATTATTTCCAAATGAAAAATTCAAATTGGCTGAAAAAAATGCAACTCTTTCTACAAGAATTGTAGATCTTTTTACTCCTATAGGAAAAGGGCAGAGAGGCATGATTGTAGCTCCTCCTAAAACAGGAAAAACTACTTTATTAAAAGAAATAGCTAATGCTATTGCGGCTAATCATCCTGAAGTCTATTTAATTATATTGTTGATTGATGAACGTCCAGAAGAGGTCACAGATATGCAGAGAAATGTAAAAGGAGAAGTAATTGCATCTACTTTTGATGAACCCGCAGATCGACATGTTAAAGTCGCTAACATTGTTTTACAAAAAGCAAAAAGAATGGTAGAATGTTCGCATGATGTAGTTATATTGTTAGATTCTATTACACGTTTAGCACGTGCTTATAATACTGTTGCTCCTGCATCTGGAAAGGTATTATCAGGAGGAGTAGACGCAAATGCACTACATAAACCCAAAAGATTTTTTGGGGCTGCTAGAAATATAGAAAATGGAGGATCTTTATCTATAATTGCTACAGCTATGATCGATACTGGATCAAAAATGGATGAAGTAATTTTCGAAGAATTTAAAGGAACAGGAAATAAAGAACTTCAATTAGATAGGAAAATAGCTAATAAACGAATTTATCCAGCTATTGATCTTGTTTCTTCTAGTACGAGAAAAGATGATCTTTTGCTTGATACAAACACATTACAAAGAATGTGGATTTTACGAAAACATCTTTCTGATATGAATCCAGTAGAAGCTATGGAATTTTTGAGATCTAGAATATCTAGAACTAAAAATAATGAGGAATTTTTAATATCTATGAATGGATAA
- a CDS encoding DUF4293 family protein yields the protein MLYRIQTLYLLISIFIYSIFIYFLKSITDFYNLYRNKMVLIFLIICLFLSILSLIFFKKQRLQIFFNKINILANTIHIFIFFFSYFQLNKYTFIVFLFFILCIYILYLSNRAIKKDIELIDSINRIR from the coding sequence ATGTTATATAGAATACAAACATTATACTTACTTATTTCTATTTTTATTTATTCTATTTTTATATACTTTCTTAAAAGTATAACTGATTTTTATAATTTATATAGAAATAAAATGGTTTTAATTTTTCTGATTATATGTTTATTTCTATCTATTTTAAGTCTTATCTTTTTCAAGAAACAAAGATTACAAATTTTTTTTAATAAGATTAATATACTCGCTAACACTATTCATATATTCATCTTTTTCTTTTCATATTTTCAGTTAAATAAATACACATTTATTGTGTTTCTTTTTTTTATATTATGCATATATATTTTGTATTTAAGCAACAGAGCTATAAAAAAAGATATCGAATTAATCGATTCGATAAATCGAATACGATAA
- the prfA gene encoding peptide chain release factor 1, translating into MEKTLLIQKLEIYKKEFFEILKLITQPGGGYDQKKYKTLLNKYTKLEKIVSLYEEYKKKLALFKEINFFLENDSDPEMKELASTEKCKISENLSSIEKKLSNLLFDSKENNTNTEEYDKEDDRRNGAIVEIRSGTGGNEACLFVEDILRMYTMYFKKSGWKYKIIHAQKGGIKGYKEIILDINGIKGVYGNLKFESGVHRVQRVPETESQGRVHTSAITVAVFPKVKNIEVNINLSDVKKETFRSSGSGGQHVNKTESAVRLTHIPSKITVECQEERSQHKNFEKAISVLRSRIYQNEKEKRLKEISVKRKSLVSTGDRSVKIRTYNYPRNRVTDHRIHKSIYNLTGFMNGNIQEMIDSLKSFEKK; encoded by the coding sequence ATGGAAAAAACTTTATTGATCCAAAAATTAGAAATTTATAAAAAAGAATTTTTTGAGATTTTAAAATTAATCACACAACCTGGGGGGGGGTACGATCAAAAAAAATATAAGACATTATTAAATAAATACACGAAATTAGAAAAAATAGTTTCTCTTTATGAAGAATACAAAAAAAAATTGGCGTTATTTAAAGAAATAAATTTTTTTTTAGAAAACGATTCAGATCCGGAAATGAAGGAATTGGCTTCAACGGAAAAATGCAAAATTTCAGAAAATTTATCTTCTATTGAAAAAAAATTATCTAATCTTCTCTTTGATTCAAAAGAAAATAATACAAATACAGAAGAATACGATAAAGAAGATGATAGAAGAAATGGAGCTATTGTAGAAATTCGTTCTGGAACAGGGGGGAATGAAGCGTGTCTTTTTGTTGAAGATATATTAAGAATGTATACAATGTATTTTAAAAAATCAGGTTGGAAATATAAAATTATACACGCTCAAAAAGGAGGCATAAAAGGATACAAAGAAATCATTCTAGATATCAATGGAATAAAGGGGGTTTATGGTAATTTAAAATTTGAATCTGGAGTACATAGAGTACAAAGAGTCCCTGAAACAGAATCTCAAGGAAGAGTGCATACATCTGCTATAACTGTCGCAGTTTTTCCTAAAGTTAAAAATATAGAAGTAAACATTAATTTATCTGATGTAAAAAAAGAGACTTTTAGATCTAGTGGATCTGGAGGACAACATGTAAACAAAACAGAGTCTGCTGTTCGATTAACTCATATTCCCAGTAAAATTACAGTAGAATGCCAAGAAGAACGTTCTCAACATAAAAATTTTGAAAAAGCTATAAGTGTTTTACGATCACGTATTTATCAAAATGAAAAAGAGAAAAGACTAAAAGAAATATCTGTCAAAAGAAAGTCTTTGGTTTCTACAGGAGATCGTTCAGTAAAAATTAGAACCTATAATTATCCTAGAAACAGAGTAACAGATCACAGAATTCATAAATCTATTTATAATCTTACAGGATTTATGAATGGAAATATTCAAGAAATGATTGATTCCTTAAAATCATTTGAAAAAAAATAA